The DNA segment ACTCCCTCAAATCTCAGAAAGATCTCTCGATCAGGGAAAAGTAGGAACTCCCCTTTTTTCAAAAGCCTAACTTTGAAACCAGTTGTAGGAACTCCCTCAAAATGGTTTCGGCCGCATCCCGCGTTTTTTGTATAGGAAAACTCAATGGATGTTTACATCCATTGAGTGTCTCTCTGTTGACGCGGGTCGGGCCATTCCGGGCTCGCGGAGTTCCGCTCGGTCCTGCATTTGATTCGTTCGAGAACAAATCGATCGTATTTTGCAGGACCAAAGCCCTACATGTCCCTTGCGGTTGTAATGTAGGAACTCCTGCAAATTTCCAGAAAGATATTTCTGTTTAAAAAAAAGTAGGAACTCCCCGTTTTTTCCGCCCGTTTTACTTTGAAATCCATGTGGGAACTCCCCACATTCAACAAACGCGTTTCTTAAAAAACCTTTCCCGTAAACACATAACGGACAAAAAATAAGATCACAACCGACTGGGCGAGTTGTCCTGCGAGAAAGACCGGATAAAAGATTTTTTTCTTATATCGAATCACTCCCAAGATCGCACTTAGGATCGGAGCGGGTAGGGGAAGCGCGTTGAATGCAAAGATCGCTAAAACTCCGTACTGATTTAAAAATCCTTTCATACGGTAGAATTTTTTAGGACTGATGAGTTTGATGCAGGCGCGCGCGGCGATCCTACCGAAAAAATAATTGATCGTAAAAGAGATCAAAAGACCGAGGATATGCAACACGATCAAATCGCTTCCGTCTAACCTGGAATAGGTGGCTCGGATAAATAGAAATTCGATCGGCAGATAAAAGAAAAACAATCCGCCAAAGAGAGTGGTAAAAAAAACTCCCTCTAAGCTCGGTTTTTGAATTTCCCTACTGACATACAAAACGAGTTTTTGAATCGAATTCAATCCCGGAATTTCAAATTTTAAAATCCCAGAAGCGGTAAGAAACAAAAGCGTGATCGCGACAAAGACTGTGCTTATAAAAATGAGACCGGAATAAAAATTCCTTTTTTTATGATACTGAAAAATTTCATCCTTTTGAAACTGCACTCGATTCTCTCTTTCGGATTACATAGGCTGGAATTCGAGACCAGATCGCTGATAAAATCAAACCTCCCATTTCTCTGGTGACTTCGTCGTCAAAGGAAAGGTTTTGAATCTGCATGGCCGCAAGAATCGTTCCCGCGGAAAAAACCGCAGAAAGAACAAGGGAAATTCTGGTCCATAATTTCGATTTTTCGGGAAATATTAAAAAACCTGCATATAAAATGACGACGCTTAGATAAAGAGGAATCCAGAGCCAAGGATCCGGATCGTTGTATTGAAGCCCCGCAAAAACGAGCCAAATGAGAATGGTCGAAATGGAAAATAATTTCATGATTCTTCGTAAATCCACCTTAAGTCGTAGAGATCCGTTCTTCGATTGGTCATATTTCGAACCGAACCTTTTTTTCTGAGTTCTTTTAAAAGATCCAAATCCAAATCCGCAATCAAAGTCATCTCCGTGTTCGGGACCGATTCCGCAGCCACGCAATCGTGTGGAAACGCAAAATCGGAAGGTGTAAAAACCGCAGATTGCGCATACTGAATGTCCATATTCTCCACTTGAGGAAGCGCTCCGACGGAACCGGAAATTACGACATAACATTCGTTTTCGATCGCTCTCGCCATCGCACAATGCCTAACGCGATTGTATCCGTTTTTTGTATCCGTGTAAAATGGGACAAATAGAATGTCCATTCCTTGTTCCGCAAGAATTCTCGGGAGTTCGGGAAATTCCACATCGAAACAGATTAGAATTCCGATTTTACAGGAGTCGGTATTGAATGCGGTTAAACTATAACCGCCCTTGACTCCCCAGTAATAGTCTTCGTCCGGAGTTACGTGCAGCTTATACTGTTCTTCGTAAGTTCCGTCTCTTCTGCAAAGATAAGACACATTGTGAAGTGTATTGTCCCTGTATTCGGGCATGCTACCCGCGATGATGTTCACGTTGTATGAAACCGCAAGTGAGACCATCTTTTCGATGATTCCTTCCGTGTAACTCGAAAGCGCGCGCATCGCGTCCGAGGGACTTCGATCGTTGTATTTTGCGAGTAAAGACGCGTTGAAAAATTCCGGAAACAGGACAAAGTCCACGTTATAACCGGCGACCGTGTCCACGAAAAATTCCACCTGACGCATGAGTTCTTCGATGCCGGCAACGGGACGCATCTGCATCTGAACGACACCGACCCTGACTACGGTTTTTTGACCGCCGATAAGAGCCGTCTCCTCTTTTTCATAATAGATATTAAGCCATTCAAGTAGAACCGCGTAAGAGCTAAAACCTTTGGTGTTGCCGAAATATCCGCGTTTTAATTTTCTTACGTGAAATCCGTTCGCTAATTGAAAACTCAGAACCGGATCGTAAATTTCCTTATCTCGGACTTTTTCGATGTATTGCGCGGGAGTCATCGCGTCTTCGTAATTTTCATATCCGGGCATCCACGCGCCGACTACGATTCGTTTGAGGTTGAGACTTTCGCAGAGTTCCTTTCTTGCGTCATACAACCTTCGACCGAGTCGAAGCCCTCTGTACTCCGGGTGAACAAAGATGTCCACTCCATAGAGAGAGTCTCCCTCCTCGTCGTGATTTTTGAGATCTCCCTTTCCGACGATCTCTTCATACGTATGATTGTCTCCGTAATCGGACCACTTGATGATCTGACTGATCGCGGCGCCGACAACCTTGCCGTTATCTTCGATACAGATTTGGCCTTCGGGGAATTTTGTGATCTGAGATTCATACTGATTTTTTTTCCATGCGCCGTCAAATTCGGGAAAGACGATATCCATGATCTCTTTTACATCGGCGTAGTCTTCCAGAGTAAGAGTTCGGATTACAATCCTATGATCGGATTGAATCTTCTTTTTTTTCTTTCTCGGTTTTTTACCACCGGCCCCGTTTGTGGAGATCATTAGAATACTTTACCCGGATTCATGATGTTTTTCGGGTCCATAGATCTTTTGATCTCTTTCATCAGGGCGATTTCGGACTGGGATCTTGAAAAGTGAAGAAATTCTTTTTTGAGAAGGCCGATTCCGTGTTCCGCACTGATGGATCCATTGTATTTTTGTAATAAACGAAACATATCCGGATCCACACTTTTGCATTTTTTGAAAAATTCTTCGTTGGAAAGATCCTTTGGTTTTACGATATTCAAATGAAGATTTCCGTCTCCAACGTGACCGAAAAGCGCGATCTCAAATCCGGGATATTTTCCGTTTAAGAGTGTTTCCATTTCTGCGAGAAACGGTTCCATGTTTCGCAAAGGAAGAGAAATGTCGTTTTTGTGAACCGTATAATCGATCGAAATACTTTCGCTGATCCCTTCTCTGTATTTCCAGAAAGTTTCGGATTGTCTTGAATTTTGAGCGAGACTTCCGTCGCTGATCAGACCTTTTTCGGTGATCGTTTCCAAAAAACCGAAAAGTTTTTCGTCGTCGGCCTCGTCTGCGATTTCGAACTCCATCAAAACGTAATATGGGCTTGGTGCGGAAAAAGGATCCGGAACTCCGAGATGGGCTTTTACTTTTCCGAGACAGTATTCCGTAAAAAATTCGAAAGCGAGCAAGGGAACCTTAACCTGATGTGTTTCCTTAAACAAGGATAGGATGGAAGAAAAGTCGGGAACCGCCACGAGCAAAACTCGATTGTCCAGAGGTTTTACGGTCAGCTTGAGGCTGGCTTCTGTAATGACGCCTAACGTTCCTTCGGATCCGATAAAAAGTTGTTTGAGATCGTATCCGGTATTGTTTTTGAGAAGTTCTCCGTTAAATTCCAAAATTTCCCCGGTGCCCGTTACCACCGTAAGTCCCAAGACCCACTGACGAATCAACCCATAATGGACGACACGAACCCCACCCGCGTTTGTCGCAATGTTTCCGCCGATATGTGATGAGCCGGTGGAAGCAAAGTCTACCGGAAAGTAAAATCCCCGTTCTTCCGCTTCTTTGTGCAGATTTTTGGTGATCATGCCCGCTTGCACTTTGATACTTCCAAAAAAAGGATCAAAGTCGAGAACCTTATCCATCTTGGAAAGGGAAAGAACCAGTTCTTTGTTTTTTGCGACGGCACCTCCCGCGTAACCCGTTCTTCCCCCGGAAGGAACGATGGAAATGTCGTTGGTATATGCGTATTTTACGATTTTTGCAACTTCTTCCGTGTTTGATGGAAACGCGAGAATTTCAAAGTCTGCGTTGTATACTTTGGTCCTGTCCAGTCCGTAGGAAAGAAACGTGGCTTCGTCAAAGTCTGGATCGTTTTTAAAAAAAACCTTTCCGGGACCGATCAGTGTTTTGAGTTCCGATTTTTTTTCTAAAGTGATTGTGCTCATGATTCTAATTTTTATATTCAGTTTTTGTAATTATTCAACGAAGGTCATTCTTTCGATTTGGGAATCCACGATTTTCTCGTCCTTCCCCCTAACCCTTTTTAGATAGTGCCCGTCCGGATGTAAAAATCTGGCTTTCGAATTGTCTCTCAGCTGAACGTCCAGGATCTTTTTGATTCTATCCTTGTTTTTTGGTTCGAGAATCGGAAAGAGGACTTCGATTCTTCGTTCAAAGTTTCTCGGCATACAATCCGCGGATGCGAGAAAGGTGGATTCCGCTCCTTCCGAATGAAAGTAGTAGATTCTCGTATGTTCCAAAAATCTACCCACGATCGATAAAACGGTGATGTTCTCCGAAATTCCTTTAAGCCCCGGTTTGAGACAGCAGATTCCGCGGATGATCAGATCCACTTTGACTCCGGCCTGGCTGGCTTTGTATAATGAAAGTATAATATGCGGATCGACAAGAGAGTTCATTTTGAAGATGATTCTTGCGGGTTTGCCCGCAAGTGCGTTTTCCGT comes from the Leptospira sp. WS92.C1 genome and includes:
- a CDS encoding VTT domain-containing protein, which produces MQFQKDEIFQYHKKRNFYSGLIFISTVFVAITLLFLTASGILKFEIPGLNSIQKLVLYVSREIQKPSLEGVFFTTLFGGLFFFYLPIEFLFIRATYSRLDGSDLIVLHILGLLISFTINYFFGRIAARACIKLISPKKFYRMKGFLNQYGVLAIFAFNALPLPAPILSAILGVIRYKKKIFYPVFLAGQLAQSVVILFFVRYVFTGKVF
- a CDS encoding transmembrane 220 family protein, giving the protein MDLRRIMKLFSISTILIWLVFAGLQYNDPDPWLWIPLYLSVVILYAGFLIFPEKSKLWTRISLVLSAVFSAGTILAAMQIQNLSFDDEVTREMGGLILSAIWSRIPAYVIRKRESSAVSKG
- a CDS encoding GNAT family N-acetyltransferase encodes the protein MISTNGAGGKKPRKKKKKIQSDHRIVIRTLTLEDYADVKEIMDIVFPEFDGAWKKNQYESQITKFPEGQICIEDNGKVVGAAISQIIKWSDYGDNHTYEEIVGKGDLKNHDEEGDSLYGVDIFVHPEYRGLRLGRRLYDARKELCESLNLKRIVVGAWMPGYENYEDAMTPAQYIEKVRDKEIYDPVLSFQLANGFHVRKLKRGYFGNTKGFSSYAVLLEWLNIYYEKEETALIGGQKTVVRVGVVQMQMRPVAGIEELMRQVEFFVDTVAGYNVDFVLFPEFFNASLLAKYNDRSPSDAMRALSSYTEGIIEKMVSLAVSYNVNIIAGSMPEYRDNTLHNVSYLCRRDGTYEEQYKLHVTPDEDYYWGVKGGYSLTAFNTDSCKIGILICFDVEFPELPRILAEQGMDILFVPFYTDTKNGYNRVRHCAMARAIENECYVVISGSVGALPQVENMDIQYAQSAVFTPSDFAFPHDCVAAESVPNTEMTLIADLDLDLLKELRKKGSVRNMTNRRTDLYDLRWIYEES
- a CDS encoding FAD-binding oxidoreductase, coding for MSTITLEKKSELKTLIGPGKVFFKNDPDFDEATFLSYGLDRTKVYNADFEILAFPSNTEEVAKIVKYAYTNDISIVPSGGRTGYAGGAVAKNKELVLSLSKMDKVLDFDPFFGSIKVQAGMITKNLHKEAEERGFYFPVDFASTGSSHIGGNIATNAGGVRVVHYGLIRQWVLGLTVVTGTGEILEFNGELLKNNTGYDLKQLFIGSEGTLGVITEASLKLTVKPLDNRVLLVAVPDFSSILSLFKETHQVKVPLLAFEFFTEYCLGKVKAHLGVPDPFSAPSPYYVLMEFEIADEADDEKLFGFLETITEKGLISDGSLAQNSRQSETFWKYREGISESISIDYTVHKNDISLPLRNMEPFLAEMETLLNGKYPGFEIALFGHVGDGNLHLNIVKPKDLSNEEFFKKCKSVDPDMFRLLQKYNGSISAEHGIGLLKKEFLHFSRSQSEIALMKEIKRSMDPKNIMNPGKVF